One stretch of Nocardia mangyaensis DNA includes these proteins:
- a CDS encoding ABC transporter substrate-binding protein — protein MSVRTVLGRGAVRALCLVAGGALVLSGCAENTEGDGTEVAKVSVEKVDELAASVPDEVKQAGKIVVGVNVPYQPNEYKDASGKIVGFDVDLFDAVATTLGLTVDYVESSFEKIIPAVQAGTYDVGMSSITDSREREQQVDFTTYFSAGIQWAQQTGKPIDPNNACGKKVAVQSTTVEHTDEIPAKSAQCVAEGKPAIDMKAFDEQSAATNALVLGQVDAMSADSPVTAYAIKQSEGKIEAAGPLFDSAPYGWAVQKGSPLAVSLQKAVQHLIDNGKYGEITTNWGVQEGQIETSVINGAVS, from the coding sequence TTGTCTGTTCGAACTGTGCTCGGCCGTGGCGCTGTGCGCGCGCTCTGTCTCGTCGCCGGCGGTGCCCTGGTGCTTTCCGGCTGCGCCGAGAACACCGAGGGCGATGGCACCGAGGTGGCCAAGGTGTCGGTGGAGAAGGTCGACGAGCTCGCCGCCTCCGTTCCCGACGAGGTGAAGCAGGCAGGCAAGATCGTGGTCGGCGTGAACGTGCCGTACCAGCCCAACGAGTACAAGGACGCCAGCGGCAAGATCGTCGGCTTCGACGTCGACCTGTTCGACGCGGTCGCGACCACCCTCGGACTGACGGTCGACTATGTCGAATCCTCGTTCGAGAAGATCATTCCCGCGGTGCAGGCCGGCACCTACGACGTGGGTATGTCCTCGATCACCGATTCACGCGAACGCGAACAGCAGGTCGATTTCACGACCTATTTCTCCGCCGGCATCCAGTGGGCCCAGCAAACCGGTAAACCGATCGATCCCAACAATGCGTGCGGCAAGAAAGTCGCCGTACAGTCCACTACGGTCGAGCACACCGATGAGATTCCCGCCAAGAGCGCCCAGTGTGTCGCCGAGGGCAAGCCCGCCATCGATATGAAGGCCTTCGACGAACAGAGCGCCGCGACCAACGCGCTGGTGCTAGGTCAGGTCGACGCGATGTCGGCCGACTCCCCGGTGACCGCGTACGCGATCAAGCAGAGCGAAGGCAAGATCGAGGCCGCGGGCCCGCTGTTCGACTCCGCGCCCTACGGCTGGGCCGTGCAGAAGGGCTCGCCGCTGGCGGTGTCGCTGCAGAAGGCGGTGCAGCACCTGATCGACAACGGCAAGTACGGCGAGATCACCACGAACTGGGGAGTGCAGGAAGGTCAGATCGAGACCTCGGTGATCAACGGCGCAGTGAGCTGA
- a CDS encoding amino acid ABC transporter permease, which translates to MIEKDSTVTVPGPGAEPEPIKAVPLRRPGRWIAAAIILILVGLFAYGAATNPAYRWDTYGRYLFDSRITQGAIVTLELTVLAMAIAVGLGTVLAVMRLSPNPVLRTAAWVYLWIFRGTPVYVQLVFWGLVPSIYKQIDLGVPFGPQFFHLDVQNLQAAFLFAVIGLGLNEAAYMAEIVRAGINSVGEGQREASVALGMSWTQTMRRTVLPQAMRVIIPPTGNELIGMLKTTSLVTAIPLSTDLFGRARDIYGVNFQPIPLLLVCATWYLAITSVLMVGQYYLERYYSRGATRQLTAKQLQELATAQAAVKAK; encoded by the coding sequence GTGATCGAGAAGGACAGCACGGTGACGGTGCCCGGACCGGGCGCCGAACCCGAACCGATCAAAGCGGTCCCGCTGCGCAGGCCGGGCCGCTGGATCGCGGCGGCAATCATCCTGATCCTGGTCGGATTGTTCGCCTACGGTGCGGCCACGAACCCCGCCTACCGGTGGGACACCTATGGCAGGTACCTGTTCGACAGCCGGATCACGCAGGGCGCGATCGTCACCCTGGAACTCACCGTGCTCGCCATGGCGATCGCGGTGGGTCTTGGCACGGTGCTCGCGGTGATGCGCCTGTCGCCGAACCCGGTGCTGCGGACCGCCGCGTGGGTGTATCTGTGGATCTTCCGCGGTACCCCGGTGTACGTCCAGCTGGTGTTCTGGGGCCTGGTGCCCTCGATCTACAAGCAGATCGACCTCGGCGTGCCGTTCGGCCCGCAGTTCTTCCACCTCGACGTGCAGAACCTGCAGGCGGCGTTCCTGTTCGCGGTGATCGGCCTGGGTCTCAACGAGGCCGCCTACATGGCCGAGATCGTGCGCGCGGGTATCAATTCCGTCGGTGAAGGTCAACGTGAGGCCTCGGTGGCGCTGGGCATGTCGTGGACGCAGACCATGCGCCGCACGGTGTTGCCCCAAGCGATGCGGGTGATCATCCCGCCGACCGGCAACGAGCTGATCGGCATGCTCAAGACCACTTCGCTGGTCACGGCCATTCCGCTCAGTACCGACCTGTTCGGCCGCGCGCGCGACATCTACGGCGTGAACTTCCAGCCGATCCCGCTGCTGCTGGTCTGTGCCACCTGGTACCTGGCGATCACCAGCGTGCTCATGGTCGGGCAGTACTACTTGGAACGCTATTACTCGCGCGGTGCCACCCGGCAGCTGACGGCCAAGCAGCTGCAGGAACTGGCCACGGCGCAGGCGGCGGTGAAGGCGAAATGA
- a CDS encoding amino acid ABC transporter ATP-binding protein: protein MTEAVTTPPMVLADRVCKNFGALKVLKGVSLEVQRGKVLCLVGPSGSGKSTFLRCINHLEQVNAGRLYVDGDLVGYREKNGKLYEMHPRDAAIQRRDIGMVFQHFNLFPHRTALENVIEAPTQVRGLRKSEAIARAEELLDRVGLAPKRNAYPAQLSGGQQQRVAIARALAMDPKLMLFDEPTSALDPELVGEVLTVMRELADSGMTMLVVTHEMGFAREVADELVFMDGGVVVESGPPRELLANPQEERTKAFLSRLL, encoded by the coding sequence ATGACCGAAGCAGTGACCACACCGCCAATGGTGCTGGCCGATCGCGTGTGCAAGAACTTCGGCGCGCTGAAGGTGCTCAAGGGCGTCTCGCTCGAGGTGCAGCGCGGCAAGGTGCTGTGCCTGGTAGGGCCGTCGGGCTCGGGCAAGTCGACGTTCCTGCGCTGCATCAACCACCTCGAACAGGTGAACGCGGGCCGGCTCTACGTGGACGGCGATCTCGTCGGCTACCGGGAGAAGAACGGCAAGCTCTACGAGATGCATCCGCGCGATGCCGCGATCCAGCGGCGCGACATCGGCATGGTGTTCCAGCACTTCAATCTGTTCCCGCACCGCACGGCGCTGGAGAACGTGATCGAGGCGCCCACCCAGGTCCGCGGCCTGCGCAAGTCCGAGGCGATCGCCCGCGCCGAGGAGCTGCTCGACCGGGTGGGGCTCGCGCCCAAGCGCAATGCCTATCCCGCGCAGCTCTCGGGCGGTCAGCAGCAGCGCGTGGCCATCGCCCGTGCGCTGGCCATGGATCCCAAGCTCATGCTGTTCGACGAGCCGACCTCGGCGCTGGACCCCGAGCTGGTCGGTGAGGTGCTCACGGTCATGCGCGAGCTCGCCGACTCGGGCATGACCATGCTCGTGGTGACCCACGAGATGGGCTTCGCCCGCGAGGTCGCCGACGAGCTGGTGTTCATGGACGGCGGGGTGGTCGTCGAATCGGGCCCGCCGCGTGAGCTGCTGGCCAACCCGCAGGAGGAGCGCACCAAAGCGTTCCTGTCCCGCCTGCTCTGA
- a CDS encoding MerR family transcriptional regulator, producing MGKRSDDNGGSVRISELSERSGIAVATIKYYLREGLLPAGERTSPNQASYSEDHLRRLRLIRAMIEVGGLPVAAVGEVLAAVDTPELSMFKLLGVAQASLSAPTSVTPEAEWDRAYAIVRAEMDRRGWDMRPSGPAIDTLTSVLVRLAQLGYPAWGTTALPSYFDGARTIAESDVAAALTAGSREEIIDAVVVVTVLGDTAVAAIRRIAQAQVSLERLASGAPEQQVSDGG from the coding sequence ATGGGCAAGAGGAGCGACGACAACGGAGGCAGCGTGCGGATCTCGGAGTTGAGCGAACGCAGTGGCATCGCGGTGGCGACGATCAAGTACTACCTGCGCGAAGGACTACTGCCCGCGGGCGAGCGCACCAGCCCCAACCAGGCCAGCTACAGCGAGGACCACCTGCGCAGGCTGCGGCTGATCCGCGCGATGATCGAGGTGGGCGGGCTACCGGTGGCCGCCGTCGGTGAGGTGCTCGCCGCGGTCGACACCCCGGAGCTGTCGATGTTCAAGCTGCTCGGTGTGGCGCAGGCCAGCCTGTCCGCACCCACGTCCGTGACGCCGGAGGCCGAATGGGACCGCGCGTACGCGATCGTGCGCGCGGAGATGGACCGGCGCGGCTGGGACATGAGACCGAGCGGGCCCGCGATCGATACCCTCACCTCGGTGCTCGTGCGCCTGGCCCAGCTCGGCTACCCGGCCTGGGGCACCACCGCGCTGCCCAGCTACTTCGACGGCGCGCGCACGATCGCCGAGAGCGACGTGGCGGCGGCGCTGACAGCGGGCAGTCGCGAGGAGATCATCGACGCGGTCGTGGTGGTGACGGTGCTCGGTGACACCGCCGTCGCCGCCATCCGCCGTATCGCCCAGGCACAGGTCTCCCTGGAGCGCCTGGCGTCGGGCGCACCGGAACAACAGGTCTCCGACGGTGGGTAA
- a CDS encoding ABA4-like family protein — translation MSTLFDLVFYVVVPFWALMIFAPTWRHTRTIISSPWIVAPALVIWAIVTVPVLGTFWSMVSSPSLAVITEAAADPAILTALWAQIIAWDLFLGRWVYLDSRERDIHPLLMGPILLGTIMLSPIVFPVYLLVRAVAGRVSSGGSPVARADSVTA, via the coding sequence ATGAGCACGCTGTTCGATCTGGTCTTCTACGTCGTCGTCCCGTTCTGGGCGCTGATGATCTTCGCGCCCACCTGGCGGCACACGCGCACGATCATCTCCTCGCCGTGGATCGTCGCCCCCGCGCTGGTGATCTGGGCCATCGTCACCGTCCCGGTCCTCGGCACGTTCTGGTCGATGGTGAGTTCTCCGTCGCTGGCCGTGATCACCGAGGCCGCCGCCGACCCGGCCATCCTCACCGCGCTGTGGGCCCAGATCATCGCCTGGGACCTGTTCCTGGGCCGCTGGGTCTACCTCGACAGCCGCGAACGCGATATCCACCCGCTGCTGATGGGGCCGATCCTGCTCGGCACGATCATGCTGTCACCCATCGTGTTCCCGGTGTATCTGCTGGTGCGTGCGGTGGCCGGGCGTGTGTCGTCGGGGGGGTCGCCGGTGGCGCGGGCAGATTCGGTGACCGCATAG
- a CDS encoding LysR family transcriptional regulator, with the protein MELRQLRYFVTVVDEGGFTRAAERLHLTQPGLSAQIRQLERELGQRLLDRGARTVTPTEVGAAVLAHAREALSAADRIGETVQEFTGLLRGHVRLGVISGAATEEFDIADVLGDFHDDHPQVGISLTEDTAENMLSAVEHDELDIALIGMSGAPTGPGIGVEVVLETPVVAAVAIDAPVDPAESAGTITLSALTDRRLICLPHGTGLRGLFERSCAAAGFTPQVAFEAAAPPLLLRLAARGLGTAVVPALAAEEAARFGVRVLDIVDPHIHGRLALVWRADRPGSPAAKVLLGQLRIALGRRPR; encoded by the coding sequence ATGGAATTGCGGCAGCTACGGTACTTCGTGACAGTGGTCGACGAGGGCGGGTTCACCCGGGCCGCCGAGCGCCTGCACCTCACCCAGCCGGGCCTCAGCGCTCAGATCCGGCAGCTCGAACGCGAACTCGGCCAGCGCCTGCTCGACCGGGGCGCCCGCACGGTGACGCCCACCGAGGTCGGCGCCGCGGTACTCGCCCACGCCCGCGAGGCGCTGTCCGCCGCCGACCGGATCGGCGAGACGGTGCAGGAATTCACCGGCCTGCTGCGCGGGCACGTCCGGCTCGGCGTGATCTCCGGCGCCGCCACCGAGGAGTTCGATATCGCCGACGTACTCGGCGACTTCCACGACGATCACCCCCAGGTCGGGATCAGCCTCACCGAGGACACCGCCGAGAACATGCTGTCCGCCGTCGAACACGACGAGCTCGACATCGCGCTCATCGGAATGTCCGGCGCGCCGACGGGTCCCGGCATCGGGGTCGAGGTGGTGCTGGAAACTCCGGTCGTCGCCGCGGTGGCCATCGACGCGCCGGTCGATCCGGCCGAATCGGCGGGCACGATCACCCTGTCCGCACTCACCGATCGTCGCCTCATCTGCCTGCCGCATGGCACCGGACTACGCGGACTGTTCGAACGATCCTGCGCCGCTGCCGGCTTCACCCCGCAGGTGGCCTTCGAAGCCGCCGCTCCCCCGCTCCTGCTGCGCTTGGCCGCGCGCGGCCTCGGCACCGCAGTGGTGCCCGCCCTCGCCGCCGAGGAGGCTGCGAGGTTCGGGGTACGCGTCCTCGACATCGTCGACCCCCACATCCACGGCCGCCTCGCCCTGGTCTGGCGCGCCGATCGACCCGGCAGCCCGGCGGCGAAAGTTCTACTCGGCCAACTACGTATCGCCCTCGGCCGCCGCCCGCGGTGA
- a CDS encoding FAD-binding oxidoreductase: protein MTGSANHTLDSARFTGPVFTPDHPGYAEEIAGFQTAYAHRPALVVGAVHADDVRAAVEYAARQGLPVAVQATGHGLSVAADGGVLITTGRMDTITVDPRARTARIGAGVRAGALIEVAARHGLAPLNGSSLAVGVTGYVLGGGLGLLAREFGYAADHVRSIDLVTADGRMRTLVPGDELFGAVLGTGGNFGVVTGLELELVAVTELYGGQLMFDTDQVDEALDAWRQWTATLPDALTSGIAVLTFPDIAPVPQPLRGRHVASIRIAFDGPAEEGERLVAPLRAIGDRIRDDLRAMPYTESHTIYSDPDVPHAYAATNALVADLTPATLSALRAQTAPGGPVDAVIDIRHLGGALRRGDGIAVDHRDAEYVVRVITGAGAGDRTPIGLTVIREALAPWTIGHSLNFVYGAGADANAAQTAAGYAPETYARLRALKSKYDPHSMFRLNRAIAPAE, encoded by the coding sequence ATGACAGGCAGTGCGAACCACACTCTCGATTCCGCCCGATTCACCGGCCCGGTGTTCACGCCCGATCATCCCGGCTACGCCGAGGAGATCGCCGGGTTTCAGACCGCCTACGCCCACCGCCCCGCGCTCGTCGTCGGCGCCGTGCATGCCGACGATGTCCGCGCGGCCGTGGAATATGCTGCCCGGCAAGGACTTCCGGTCGCCGTGCAGGCCACCGGCCATGGCCTCTCGGTGGCTGCCGACGGCGGGGTGCTCATCACCACCGGCCGGATGGACACGATCACCGTCGACCCGCGGGCCCGCACCGCGCGCATCGGCGCCGGGGTCAGGGCCGGTGCGCTGATCGAGGTGGCGGCTCGACACGGGCTGGCTCCGCTCAACGGCTCCTCGCTGGCGGTGGGCGTCACCGGATATGTACTCGGCGGCGGCCTCGGCTTGCTCGCCCGCGAGTTCGGTTATGCCGCTGATCACGTGCGCTCGATCGATCTGGTGACCGCCGACGGCCGGATGCGTACGCTCGTCCCCGGCGACGAGTTGTTCGGCGCGGTCCTCGGTACCGGCGGCAACTTCGGTGTCGTGACCGGTCTGGAACTCGAGCTCGTCGCCGTCACCGAGCTCTATGGCGGCCAGCTGATGTTCGACACCGACCAGGTCGACGAAGCGCTCGATGCGTGGCGCCAGTGGACCGCGACCCTGCCCGACGCCCTGACCTCAGGTATCGCCGTCCTGACTTTCCCCGACATCGCGCCGGTCCCGCAGCCACTGCGCGGCAGGCATGTCGCCTCGATCCGCATCGCCTTCGATGGCCCCGCCGAGGAGGGCGAGCGGCTGGTCGCGCCCCTGCGGGCGATTGGCGACCGGATCCGCGACGACCTGCGCGCCATGCCCTACACCGAATCACACACCATCTACAGCGATCCGGACGTCCCGCACGCCTACGCCGCCACCAACGCGCTGGTCGCCGACCTGACCCCAGCGACGCTGTCGGCGCTGCGCGCGCAGACCGCGCCCGGCGGGCCGGTGGACGCGGTGATCGACATCCGTCACCTCGGCGGCGCGCTGCGGCGTGGCGACGGCATCGCGGTGGACCATCGCGATGCCGAATACGTGGTGCGCGTGATCACCGGCGCGGGGGCGGGCGACCGCACGCCCATCGGTCTGACAGTCATCCGGGAAGCCCTGGCGCCGTGGACGATCGGACACAGCCTGAACTTCGTCTACGGTGCGGGCGCGGATGCCAACGCGGCACAGACCGCGGCGGGCTACGCGCCCGAGACCTACGCCCGGCTGCGCGCGTTGAAGTCGAAGTACGACCCGCACAGCATGTTCCGCCTCAATCGCGCCATCGCCCCTGCGGAGTAG
- a CDS encoding SPFH domain-containing protein translates to MELRSAFRVNGFVVLLGWLALTLLFGAAAALAFVSFSQHDGGPAVLVGAIAATAVVVALALAATGLIIVNPNEAKVVTFFGRYIGSVSAPGFFSVVPLSDRKSISLRVRNFETQKLKVNDADGNPVEIAAVVVYKVVDSFKAAFAVDDYEEYVETQSEAAVRHLATTHPYDAHDDERTSLRDGAEVAEELTVELRERTLTAGIEVIEARITHLAYAPEIAQAMLVRQQAAQVVAARTHIVEGAVSMVGLALDQLTAAGTVELDEERKATMVSNLLVVLCSDRAVQPVVNTGSLYS, encoded by the coding sequence ATGGAGCTACGGTCCGCGTTCCGCGTCAACGGATTCGTCGTCTTGTTGGGGTGGCTGGCACTCACCCTGTTGTTCGGTGCCGCTGCCGCGCTGGCATTCGTCTCGTTCAGTCAGCACGACGGCGGCCCTGCGGTGCTGGTCGGGGCGATCGCCGCCACGGCCGTCGTCGTGGCGCTGGCGCTGGCCGCCACCGGGTTGATCATCGTCAACCCGAACGAGGCCAAGGTGGTCACCTTCTTCGGCCGCTACATCGGCTCGGTCAGTGCGCCCGGGTTCTTCTCGGTGGTGCCGCTGTCGGACCGCAAGTCGATCTCGCTGCGGGTGCGCAACTTCGAGACCCAGAAGCTCAAGGTCAACGACGCCGATGGCAACCCCGTCGAGATCGCGGCCGTCGTGGTCTACAAGGTGGTCGACAGCTTCAAGGCCGCCTTCGCCGTCGACGACTACGAGGAATACGTCGAGACCCAGTCCGAGGCCGCCGTGCGCCACCTCGCCACCACCCATCCCTACGATGCCCACGACGACGAGCGCACCAGCCTGCGCGACGGCGCCGAGGTCGCCGAGGAACTCACCGTCGAGCTGCGCGAACGCACCCTCACCGCCGGCATCGAGGTGATCGAGGCCCGGATCACCCACCTGGCCTACGCTCCCGAGATCGCCCAGGCGATGCTGGTGCGCCAGCAGGCCGCCCAGGTCGTCGCCGCCCGCACCCATATCGTGGAAGGTGCCGTCAGCATGGTCGGCCTGGCCCTGGATCAGCTCACCGCGGCGGGCACCGTGGAACTGGACGAGGAACGCAAGGCCACCATGGTCTCGAACCTGCTCGTGGTCCTGTGCAGTGACCGCGCCGTCCAGCCGGTCGTCAACACCGGATCCCTCTACTCCTGA
- a CDS encoding Arc family DNA-binding protein, which produces MTAPKKEPKKVLVRLDPAVHEAIAKWAADDLRSVNSQIEYALRMALEQAGRRPRLK; this is translated from the coding sequence ATGACCGCGCCGAAGAAGGAGCCGAAAAAGGTCCTGGTCCGGCTCGACCCGGCCGTCCACGAGGCCATCGCCAAGTGGGCGGCCGACGACCTGCGCAGCGTGAACTCCCAGATCGAGTACGCGCTGCGCATGGCGCTGGAGCAGGCAGGCCGCCGACCACGGTTGAAGTGA
- a CDS encoding helix-turn-helix transcriptional regulator, with amino-acid sequence MPFTGHVFALTDPVTAVASAPLADLPGLDFERLPDLIRARYLTVLNRWDTLRGTGAHSLLGATDGDPERSLLWRTTQRGLGVTDSAMLAFADRYGRWGFLELLRFHESPFTTGELTALGELTAPITAALRHTVAATFIESATRLPDLGPAVVLLDDTLRVRSQTAAAAASLLRLLPPDEPIPPVPASVYNAGAALLAAEAGTPIGPASARIHLGGRRWITVKADRIGPHDIAVALEPSTATERLDLFARANGLSARESQVLTLLATGLDSHELAAELFLSEHTVNDHVKAILGKSGTRTRQRLLSRVLGVD; translated from the coding sequence ATGCCGTTCACCGGTCATGTCTTCGCGCTCACCGACCCGGTCACCGCGGTCGCGTCGGCGCCGCTGGCCGATCTGCCCGGCCTGGACTTCGAACGGTTGCCGGATTTGATCCGGGCCCGCTATCTCACCGTGCTCAATCGCTGGGACACCCTGCGCGGCACCGGCGCCCACTCGCTGCTCGGTGCCACCGACGGCGATCCCGAGCGTTCGCTGTTGTGGCGCACCACCCAGCGCGGGCTCGGCGTCACCGATTCGGCGATGCTCGCCTTCGCCGACCGCTACGGCCGCTGGGGCTTCCTCGAACTGCTCCGCTTCCACGAATCACCCTTCACCACAGGCGAACTCACCGCTCTGGGTGAGCTCACCGCCCCGATCACCGCGGCCCTGCGGCACACCGTCGCCGCCACTTTCATCGAATCCGCCACCCGCCTGCCCGATCTCGGCCCCGCGGTGGTCCTGCTCGACGACACCCTGCGCGTGCGCTCCCAGACCGCCGCCGCGGCGGCCTCGCTCCTGCGCCTGCTCCCGCCCGACGAGCCCATCCCCCCGGTGCCCGCCTCGGTCTACAACGCGGGCGCGGCCCTGCTCGCCGCCGAGGCGGGCACCCCGATCGGCCCGGCCTCGGCCCGAATCCACCTCGGCGGCCGGCGCTGGATCACGGTGAAAGCCGACCGGATCGGCCCACACGACATCGCGGTGGCCCTGGAACCGAGCACCGCCACCGAGCGCCTCGACCTGTTCGCCAGGGCCAACGGCCTCTCGGCCCGCGAATCCCAGGTCCTGACCCTGCTCGCCACCGGCCTGGACTCCCACGAACTGGCCGCCGAACTGTTCCTGTCCGAACACACCGTCAACGACCACGTGAAAGCCATCCTCGGCAAGTCCGGCACCCGCACCCGCCAACGCCTCCTCTCCCGCGTCCTCGGCGTCGACTGA
- a CDS encoding class I SAM-dependent methyltransferase, whose product MSDDERHAQANALLGTSATTRTKIDSRDSERANRRWWDADAEQYHQTHADFLGVDSPGGEFVWCPEGLHEGDMGFLGDVTGKSVLEIGCGSAPCSRWLAGQGARPVGLDVSMGMLERGVAAMDQAGPRVPLVQAGAEALPFADASFDLACSAFGGVPFVADSALVMREVARVLRPGGRWVFSVNHPMRWIFPDDPGEKGLVAQIPYFDRTPYVEVDGDGVPTYAEHHRTMGDRVREIVGAGLILVDIVEPDWPEWLDREWGQWSPLRGQIFPGTAIFISEKPGA is encoded by the coding sequence GTGTCCGACGACGAACGCCACGCGCAGGCCAACGCGCTGCTGGGAACCTCAGCGACCACCCGAACCAAGATCGACTCGCGCGACAGCGAGCGCGCCAACCGGCGCTGGTGGGACGCCGACGCCGAGCAGTATCACCAGACCCACGCCGATTTCCTCGGCGTGGACTCCCCCGGCGGCGAGTTCGTGTGGTGTCCAGAGGGCTTACACGAGGGTGACATGGGCTTTCTCGGTGACGTGACCGGCAAGTCGGTGCTCGAGATCGGCTGCGGTTCGGCGCCGTGTTCGCGGTGGCTGGCCGGGCAGGGCGCGCGTCCGGTGGGCCTCGATGTCTCGATGGGCATGCTCGAGCGCGGTGTCGCCGCGATGGATCAGGCTGGACCTCGGGTCCCGCTGGTGCAGGCCGGCGCCGAGGCACTGCCGTTCGCCGACGCCTCGTTCGATCTGGCGTGTTCGGCCTTCGGTGGTGTTCCGTTCGTCGCCGATTCGGCGCTGGTGATGCGCGAGGTGGCGCGGGTGCTGCGGCCGGGCGGGCGCTGGGTGTTCTCGGTCAACCACCCGATGCGCTGGATCTTCCCCGACGATCCGGGCGAGAAGGGCCTCGTCGCGCAGATTCCCTATTTCGATCGCACCCCCTATGTAGAGGTCGACGGCGACGGCGTGCCCACCTACGCCGAGCACCATCGCACGATGGGCGACCGGGTGCGCGAGATCGTCGGCGCCGGTCTGATCCTGGTCGACATCGTCGAACCCGACTGGCCGGAGTGGCTGGACCGCGAGTGGGGCCAGTGGTCGCCGCTGCGCGGGCAGATCTTCCCCGGCACCGCGATCTTCATCAGCGAGAAGCCGGGCGCCTAG
- the rpsA gene encoding 30S ribosomal protein S1 — protein MPTTVTSPQVAVNDIGSAEDFLAAIDATIKYFNDGDIVEGTIVKVDRDEVLLDIGYKTEGVIPSRELSIKHDVDPNEVVSVGDEVEALVLTKEDKEGRLILSKKRAQYERAWGTIEELKEKDEAVKGTVIEVVKGGLILDIGLRGFLPASLVEMRRVRDLQPYVGKEIEAKIIELDKNRNNVVLSRRAWLEQTQSEVRSEFLHQLQKGQVRKGVVSSIVNFGAFVDLGGVDGLVHVSELSWKHIDHPSEVVEVGNEVTVEVLDVDLDRERVSLSLKATQEDPWRQFARTHAIGQIVPGKVTKLVPFGAFVRVEEGIEGLVHISELAERHVEVPDQVVAVGDDAMVKVIDIDLERRRISLSLKQANEDYHAEFDPSKYGMADSYDDAGNYIFPEGFDPETNEWLEGSDKVREEWEGRYAEAERRHKMHTAQMEKMAADAAAEAANGGPAAGNYSSESGAPQASTGPAETTGGSLASDAQLAALREKLSGNA, from the coding sequence ATGCCCACCACCGTCACCTCGCCGCAGGTAGCCGTCAATGACATCGGCTCCGCCGAGGATTTCCTCGCCGCCATCGACGCCACGATCAAGTACTTCAACGATGGCGACATCGTCGAGGGAACCATTGTCAAGGTCGATCGTGACGAGGTTCTGCTCGACATCGGTTACAAGACCGAAGGCGTCATCCCCTCCCGTGAGCTCTCCATCAAGCACGATGTCGACCCCAACGAGGTCGTTTCCGTGGGCGATGAGGTCGAGGCCCTGGTTCTCACCAAGGAGGACAAGGAAGGCCGCCTGATCCTGTCGAAGAAGCGGGCGCAGTACGAGCGCGCGTGGGGCACGATCGAGGAGCTCAAGGAGAAGGACGAGGCTGTCAAGGGCACCGTCATCGAGGTCGTCAAGGGCGGCCTGATCCTCGACATCGGCCTCCGTGGCTTCCTGCCCGCCTCGCTCGTCGAGATGCGTCGTGTCCGCGACCTCCAGCCGTACGTCGGCAAGGAGATCGAGGCCAAGATCATCGAGCTCGACAAGAACCGCAACAACGTGGTTCTGTCGCGCCGCGCCTGGCTCGAGCAGACCCAGTCCGAGGTTCGTTCCGAATTCCTGCACCAGCTGCAGAAGGGCCAGGTCCGCAAGGGTGTGGTCTCCTCGATCGTCAACTTCGGTGCCTTCGTGGACCTGGGTGGCGTCGACGGCCTGGTGCACGTCTCCGAACTGTCATGGAAGCACATCGACCACCCGTCCGAGGTCGTCGAGGTCGGCAACGAGGTCACCGTCGAGGTTCTCGACGTCGATCTGGACCGCGAGCGCGTCTCCCTCTCGCTCAAGGCGACCCAGGAAGACCCGTGGCGTCAGTTCGCCCGGACCCACGCCATCGGCCAGATCGTGCCCGGCAAGGTCACCAAGCTGGTTCCCTTCGGTGCCTTCGTGCGCGTCGAAGAGGGCATCGAGGGCCTGGTGCACATCTCCGAGCTGGCCGAGCGCCACGTGGAGGTCCCGGACCAGGTCGTGGCCGTCGGCGACGACGCGATGGTCAAGGTCATCGACATCGACCTGGAGCGTCGCCGGATCTCGCTGTCGCTGAAGCAGGCGAACGAGGATTACCACGCCGAGTTCGACCCGTCGAAGTACGGCATGGCCGACAGCTACGACGATGCGGGCAACTACATCTTCCCCGAGGGCTTCGATCCCGAGACCAACGAATGGCTCGAGGGTTCGGACAAGGTCCGCGAAGAGTGGGAAGGCCGCTACGCCGAGGCAGAGCGTCGCCACAAGATGCACACTGCGCAGATGGAGAAGATGGCGGCCGACGCTGCGGCCGAGGCCGCCAACGGCGGGCCCGCGGCGGGCAACTACTCCTCCGAGAGTGGCGCTCCGCAGGCCTCGACCGGTCCGGCCGAGACCACCGGCGGCTCGCTCGCCAGCGACGCCCAGCTCGCGGCTCTGCGGGAGAAGCTCTCCGGCAACGCCTGA